One genomic segment of Bradyrhizobium prioriisuperbiae includes these proteins:
- a CDS encoding 5-oxoprolinase subunit PxpA, with translation MDIDLNADLAEGFGPWRMGDDAALLDVLSSANLACGFHAGDPPIMLRTIEQARARGVDIGAHVGFPDRQGFGRRFMQIDPSELTAMVIYQLGALEGMARWAGARMSHMSFHGALGNMVAADHALAATLVRAVAQFNPQLLIISSSSRAIESAAADCGLQVAITFLADRAYDDEGLLVPRSLPNSVIHDQHHVIARVRRMLERQEVVTYSGKPLKMQPRSILLHGDTPGALELAKTVRWEIEAGGGRIVPVSRLLG, from the coding sequence ATGGACATCGATCTCAACGCCGATCTCGCCGAGGGCTTTGGCCCGTGGCGCATGGGGGACGACGCCGCACTGCTCGACGTGTTGTCCTCAGCCAATCTCGCCTGCGGCTTTCATGCCGGTGACCCGCCGATCATGCTGCGCACCATCGAACAGGCCCGCGCGCGGGGCGTCGATATCGGCGCCCATGTCGGCTTTCCCGACCGCCAGGGTTTTGGACGGCGCTTCATGCAGATTGATCCGTCCGAGCTCACCGCGATGGTGATCTACCAGCTCGGTGCGCTGGAGGGCATGGCGCGCTGGGCTGGCGCGCGCATGAGCCACATGAGCTTCCATGGCGCGCTCGGCAACATGGTCGCCGCCGATCACGCGCTGGCCGCGACACTGGTGCGAGCAGTTGCACAATTCAACCCGCAGTTGCTCATCATCTCGTCCAGCAGCCGCGCCATCGAAAGCGCGGCCGCCGACTGTGGCCTTCAGGTCGCCATCACCTTCCTCGCGGACCGCGCCTATGACGACGAGGGCCTGCTTGTTCCGCGGTCCCTGCCCAACTCGGTGATCCATGACCAACACCATGTGATCGCGCGGGTGCGGCGGATGCTCGAACGCCAGGAGGTCGTGACTTACAGCGGCAAGCCCTTGAAAATGCAGCCGCGGAGCATCCTGCTGCATGGAGATACGCCCGGCGCGCTGGAGCTTGCGAAAACCGTAAGATGGGAGATCGAGGCCGGTGGCGGCCGGATCGTTCCGGTGTCGCGTCTGCTGGGTTAG